From a single Rhizobium lusitanum genomic region:
- a CDS encoding DUF2794 domain-containing protein: protein MTDQPDLRHGESRSVDTNSSIVVDLRDYKQSRDPLPVTFHRRELDAILWIYGRMVGEGEWRDYAIDHLGDKAVFSVFKRCGELPLFRIEKNPKLAVKQGAFSVVNTNGMILKRGHELSQVLKIFDKQLKLVEK from the coding sequence ATGACTGATCAGCCGGATTTACGACACGGCGAAAGCCGTTCCGTCGACACCAATTCTTCCATCGTCGTTGATCTCAGGGACTATAAACAGAGCAGGGATCCGCTGCCGGTAACCTTCCATCGCAGGGAGCTGGACGCGATCCTGTGGATCTACGGCCGCATGGTCGGCGAGGGCGAGTGGCGCGACTATGCCATCGACCATCTCGGGGACAAGGCCGTCTTCTCCGTCTTCAAGCGCTGCGGCGAACTGCCGCTCTTCCGCATCGAGAAAAACCCGAAGCTTGCCGTCAAGCAGGGTGCCTTTAGCGTGGTCAACACCAATGGCATGATCCTGAAGCGCGGCCATGAGCTGAGCCAGGTGCTGAAGATTTTCGACAAGCAGCTGAAGCTGGTGGAGAAGTGA
- a CDS encoding GNAT family N-acetyltransferase translates to MSFRLRQAAPNDLPQITAIYCDAVLNGTASYEIIPPDEDEMASRFQAIRNKGYPYIVAEDEGGKLLGYAYASAFRTRPAYRWMVEDSIYLAPEARGRGLGKLLLANLIETCEALGFRQMIAVIGGAAPASIAVHRAAGFAETGLLKGTGYKHGRWLDTMLMQKALGEGAETDPDPSAYPGTMFSE, encoded by the coding sequence ATGTCCTTCCGCCTTCGCCAGGCCGCCCCGAACGACCTCCCCCAGATTACCGCCATCTATTGCGACGCTGTTCTGAACGGCACGGCAAGCTATGAGATCATCCCGCCGGACGAGGACGAGATGGCAAGCCGCTTCCAGGCGATCCGGAACAAGGGCTATCCCTATATCGTCGCCGAGGACGAGGGCGGCAAGCTTCTCGGCTATGCCTATGCGTCTGCCTTCCGCACACGGCCGGCCTATCGCTGGATGGTCGAGGATTCGATCTACCTTGCCCCGGAAGCACGGGGTCGCGGCCTCGGCAAGCTCCTGCTGGCAAACCTGATAGAAACCTGCGAAGCCCTCGGCTTTCGCCAGATGATCGCCGTCATCGGCGGTGCTGCACCCGCCTCCATCGCCGTTCACCGTGCCGCCGGCTTCGCGGAGACCGGCCTGCTGAAAGGGACGGGCTACAAGCACGGCCGCTGGCTGGATACGATGCTGATGCAGAAGGCGCTCGGCGAAGGGGCTGAAACGGACCCCGATCCCTCGGCCTATCCGGGGACGATGTTCAGCGAGTAA
- a CDS encoding outer membrane protein, with protein sequence MKYLLISALLALTSTSAVAADLTEEPVAAAAPASVFTWSGPYLGVHGGGAITKGSFKFGSGDQSEDFKGGLFGNFFGYNYQFDKVVIGIDGNIDYNWNNKAVANASSVGTDWSGAVRGRVGYAFDNLLIYGAAGWTAARGFADVPGSGDGKVIFNGWTAGTGVDYAFTNNIFARAEYRYSDFGSKELQGVKSDLTEQSINLGVGLKF encoded by the coding sequence ATGAAATATCTGCTCATTTCGGCTTTGCTTGCACTGACCTCGACCTCCGCGGTTGCCGCTGATCTCACCGAGGAGCCTGTTGCCGCCGCGGCTCCGGCTTCAGTCTTCACCTGGTCCGGCCCCTATCTCGGTGTCCACGGCGGCGGCGCGATCACCAAGGGCAGCTTCAAGTTCGGCAGTGGCGACCAATCCGAAGACTTCAAGGGCGGCCTTTTCGGCAATTTCTTCGGATACAACTATCAGTTCGACAAGGTCGTCATCGGCATCGACGGCAATATCGACTACAACTGGAACAACAAGGCTGTCGCCAATGCATCCAGCGTCGGCACTGATTGGTCGGGCGCGGTTCGCGGAAGGGTCGGTTATGCTTTCGACAACCTGCTGATCTACGGCGCGGCCGGATGGACCGCCGCTCGCGGCTTCGCCGACGTTCCTGGTTCAGGCGACGGCAAGGTCATCTTCAACGGCTGGACGGCCGGCACCGGCGTCGATTATGCCTTCACCAACAACATCTTCGCTCGCGCGGAATACCGCTACAGTGATTTCGGCAGCAAGGAATTGCAGGGCGTGAAGAGCGACCTCACCGAACAATCGATAAACCTGGGCGTCGGCTTGAAGTTCTAA